In Camelina sativa cultivar DH55 chromosome 13, Cs, whole genome shotgun sequence, the genomic window TTTCATTCTCAATTTTTTAGGCACAACAAGTTAATCCAGTGCAAGGAAGAACTGGGAATATCAAGGTAGGATAATGCAGAGTGGTAAATTGTGTAGGAAGAAGCTTCATGTATCCATCCGCAGAATAGCCTACATATCCATCTCTGTGCACTTTACATTTTTGCATCCTTTGTTGTAGAGCATAGCATACCTTTTTAATTAACATCAAGTAATTTAGCTGTGTGCGATTGGTTAATGTGATCCAGTTTGGCGGTAACAGAAGCGGGTTTTATTGACATGAGTGCATCGCCAACTGATAGAGAGTCAAACTCATTTGATAAGGTTTGTATTCTATGAATTAGTCGTGAAAACCACCACTTCACTTTCTGGACACTGTTTAAATCCAGTTTTTGGGCTAAGAATTCCGTTGACTATCAGGCTCTAGAGAGTGTAGATGAAGCTCTGGTGAGACTGGAGAGATTGCTACAGAAGTTGCATGCATCAAGTTCATCTTCtggaaaagaacaaataaaagccGCATGCTCTGACCTAGAAAAAATAAGGAAGCTTAAGAAAGAGGCTGAATTTTTAGAGGCGTCTTTCAGAGCCAAAGCAGCTTCCCTGCAAGAGGTTTTCAGTtgttattacaatttttttttttgatactgGTATTTTAGTGCTGACGCTTTAGTTTGGTACTGTCCACAGCACACCATCCTCAATGGGTGTTTATAATATGAGAATCAATGAATTGCAGAATGCATTTGGTTTTCTTAAACGTCTATGGAAGACTAAAATCTCATATGGTTCATACAGGATGGTGGTGATAGTGAATCTGAGGAGTACTCGGAGGAACAAAGGCAATACCCAAaaggaaaagactcaaaaaattcaaaaaattctgtaaatcaAGTCACAAGGTATATTGCTTGTTCTGTTAGTTAATAATTCCTTCGGTGTTTTTGAGGTATAAACGTAGGTTCCTCTTTGTTTTCCTCTGGCTGtggaattttatttattgttttgtgcatTAATAGGGATCGTGGATTCTGGGGGTTCTTTGTGCGCAATCCAAGAAATAAGCCTAGCCCCGAGTCATCGGTATGCTTCATTTTATCATATGTTTTATAAGCATGTCTTAGAGTATTAGGGATATTCATAATTGGTTTCACTAAGTGAAGAGATGCTATCTTTAAGTCAACCATTTTCAATTTGTAGTATGGTGAGaggtttcaatattttttacaatATGCAGGCAGATGAATATTTTGAGAAATccaaagaaaatgtaaatagtGTGGATTCTAAACCCAATGAGATCTATCGGTTCGAACTTCTACGGAGTGAACTGATAGAGCTGGAGAAGCGTGTCCAAGGAAGTACAGATGAGTCGGTAAACGAAGAGGTTAGTAATTATTCGAACATAGTGGAGTAGTAGTCAGACGCTGCTGCAAgatgtttgattcgtttttacACATatagtaaatgtttttttttttttttgacggtCACACATAtagtaaatgttttaaaatgtcAGTTTCAGTATTTACTCGATTTTTTAACATGTAATAACTTATAAACGGAGGTTGTCCATGGTTTTGTGAGATCTAAATTCTAAACTGATCTTCTCTTTAAAACGGTGGTTTTTTCACTCCTTTTCCCCTAGTCATATTGCTATCAAGTTCATGGACAAATTAGTGCAATGATTTTTGTGCTCTGTTCTTTCTTTCATGggtttagttttcatttttcaacaTGGTAGCAGACGATCAACTCTTAACACATTGTTATTTGCGTTTATGTCTCAGTTGAAATATTGTTATCTCTGCTATGGTTCACGAGTACAAGCTCTCATCTCTATGTTCTGCAGGGAAGAACCTCTGAAGATCCTCGTAGTAGTATGAAAGGTGTGCAATTGGTACAGagctcaaagaaagaaaacgtcCTTGAGAAAACTCTTGACCAACTTAAAGAAACCAGTACGGTATGAATGTCATTCGAAGCCTCATGCTATATCTATCTTCGTTTTCCTTGAGCAAAGTAGCATTTTCTGATCAGCCTTGTTGCTTCACTATTTTCCTACTTCATGACTTAGTTACTAACAGCGCACTTTACTCGGATATTCTGACAGGACGTATGGCAAGGTACTCAGCTTCTTGCGTTTGATTCAGCTGCTGCTATGGAACTCCTTAGGAGGTCTGTGGTAGGAGATGAATtaacagagaaagaaaagaaagcccTACGCAGAACCATGACTGACTTAGCATCAGTTGTTCCCATTGGTGTTCTTATGCTTCTTCCTGTGAGTAAAAACTAACCTTATCGAATTTTCCCAATATCATATTTCCATTCCCATtggttattttgaaaatacgcCTTAATAACCAATGGTTAACGATGGCTCTCACTACAACTTTATATTGATCTATATTGATGGTTGCTTCTGGTGCAAAATTCCGTAATACCAGTCAATTACATTTACCACTAACATTTTACAATATGTCTGAGTCTATGAACTAATCTAATGTTTATGCTTATGTCTCACAGGTCACAGCAGTTGGTCACGCGGCTATGCTTGCAGCAATACAGAGATATGTGCCAGGCTTGGTAATGCTTTTTGTGTATCTGCTTCTGTACATTTCTTCCATGTCTTCGATAAAGTTGATAAAAGATATGTTTTTGTTCAGATACCTTCGACCTACGGAGCTGAAAGGTTGAACCTGTTGAGACAGCTTGAGAAGGTCAAGCAAATGCAAACAAATGAAACAGAGCCTGAAGAAGGCATCGATGAAACAGAATCATGATTagataaagaaacagaaaaaaaccaCTTTATACCTCAAAAGTTCACTTTGTTCTATAGTTCATTGACAAGAGTTGTGCATAGAGAATCTCATTCCATGTGTCAGGCACACCGGGTAGGCACCAGTGGCTACAGTCTTGAGGAGCATCAACAGGAGTGCCTTTCTCTCGATACCGAGAAGGATGACCATCTTTCCTGAACTCTGTCAGATATGTGATGTTCAGAAATTTAACCTTACTATGTCGATATCTCATTTCTTCAATTACTTTATAGATATATTCATTGTGACTCGCATCAGGTTCCATCCTTCTTTTATCAGTCTCAGGCTCCATCTCTGCATCACATAGACCACCCAAATTCCATGTCCCATTTCTGCAACCACCAAGGAATTTTTACGTTTAAACACCATTATATAACAACTTGTGTCGTCTTATGTTATATCCTGACCTATAGTGCACGGGAGAGTAGCTTCTGAAGAAGACATGACTCTTGTGTGGATCAAGTCTCTTTAAGACCCATGACTTCCATGTCTTCAAAGACTTCCCAAATGCCTCCATTACTCCCATTGTCTTATTCACTTTCCTTCCCTCCTCAAAATAGCATCCTCTGCACAAAAAACAAACGCAGTTAAGGAGGAGAAATGTCGAACTCTGATCGTATAAGCAGCGGGATTTCTCATACGTCAAACACAGTTTTCTCTTCGTTCCACCAGTGCCCTGTGTTGAAGACCAGAACATCTGACCCGACCCATCTTTTTGATTGCCAGTTGAATTCGTCTACTCTCACTGTGGTTTTGATCTCTTTCGGTGATTTATCCGGTGGCCGACCTATCACGACAAGAAACGGTGTTCTGTGATACTCAACAGTGAGGTTTTGCTGAGGGAATCGCATCGAGAGGAAGCCCTTGTGTTTGGTTATGGGGTTCCCATTTTCTTCGTAGATTTCAGATTTATTAGGTATTGCTTGTGAGAGCATGCACATTAGAGACTCCCACTGGTTTCGTCCGATGGAATCTCCGACGAACACTATCCTCCCATTCCTACTCCTCTCCAGAAAGTCACTTGCGTTAAATCTGATCATTCAAAAAAACAGTTATCATTTAGTTAGTCACAGATACTAAAACAAGGTTTCAAGTCTTTTGTGATGAAATTTTTGACCCTActacaagaaaccaaaaaaaaaaaaaaaattgcgaaCTTGGTGAGGTATATATACGAGACGAAagctttcttttgttaaaagaaagtgaatcaaaccctaatctctagTCTTTAGTTAAGTTGCAACTCGAACGCGTTTTAATTTGCAATGGAATCAATATAACTTAAGGTCTAAGCAAGAAATACATATTCGAgtttataagaaaaaagtaGACTATATAATGACGACGTGACGCAATGTATTACCGTGGAAGATCGCAGCCGTGTGGTTGCCATCGCCACTGGAGGTAACCAGAATCTTTTCTTCCATTCTTGCGCCAACGAAAACCAGAATCAAGAAAGCGACACTCTTCTCCATACAGTAGTCCATTAACAGATGATGACGATGTTGTTCGACGAACCCATCTTCCATTAGAGTAATCGCACTCCTTTGTCGGTGTCGACGACGAAAACGACGACAACCAACCGAAACGAAGAAAGGGCAAGACGTCGACGATGAAGCTCGAGAATATGAGGAGAGTCAGTAGAAAGAAGAGGCTGACGTAGAGATGTTTCTTGATCTTGAAGAGGTACGGGAATGAGCAGAGAGAGAAGACTTGATGATGATCCATGTTGTGTGtgatctcttctttctctctttgaacaagtctttttctttttttctgtaaacGAGAGAGACGTCAAACTAAGGCCTATGACTATACATATATTCGTTTTTTTAGTGCttcttaaattatataaaacaaatcaaattggGAAACGACTAAAGCCAAAAgaattactaaattaattagtatGTAATTTATGTACATCGATATCATGGTGGAAGCTTCCTTGACCCCACGTTCGACTTCACATCTTCCAGATTATGATTAACGACGACGCCACGTCTAACTAATGttcacaaaatattattattaccatcAGATAAATCATACATGgtaatgttttcttaaaaaataggTTTTCTACGTTGACAAGAAATAAAGACTTTCCACAATACACCAACAACAAAGAGAGAAgcagaaaaagaacaaaaaaaaaaaaacaaattacgtTTTCTTAcgctaaatttatatttaaattcataaattacGTTTTCTTACGCTAGAtttatctttaaattaataaattttggcaTTTTTACATATCAAAATGGAAATTGTAATAGAAATTACGGATGAGAGAAAACAATACTAATACAAGTTAGAAAATGAGCGTGTTTTGTGGCTATCGGTGTCCATGCCAGTTTtgtgaatttgtttgtttgtttgtcgaACGTGTTGAAAACGTGTGATCAAGCTGCTAGCTACACCTTTGTTTTTGCTACAAGTGTGTATTACATTTCATTATAGAATCATAATAATGGTCTACAAATATACTAATCATATAGTTTGGTACTCATTCATTTGGTAGAGGCAATGATTTGACcaaattatatatcatattcaaAACTAATGCTCTTTGAAAGTGAATCTTATCCCATTAGTAGATAATaatgtttaacaaaattttggaaCTTCTTAGGTTTGTGTGTTCCTCCAAGTAAACCCTTTAGTTTGTAAAATTCTTGAACCGGCCCATCGGTTGGTTTTTGCTTAAAAATTACGATTGCTAAACCGAGAATAAAATTAATCATAACCAGAGTAAACCGAATAAGCCCGTCTCGAATAGATAAACCGGCGAAGGTTAACTCCTAGAAGCTGAGTCAGTTAAGTGAGTGAGTCGTTGCGCTGCGATCGGCGACTGTCTCTTCTccggagaaacaaaaaaaagagtgaaagaTGAAGTTGAAGGTTGTGTACCGTAAGGTCTCCGATTACATCCGTTACGATCTCAAAGAAATCGTCTTACCTTCATCACTCCCCGATCCTCCTCACGTCGTTAAACGCCGCAAATTGACTTGGCACGAGCGATATCTCGTGAGCTTCCTTCACTCTCCCTTCctattttttcctttgaaaTTTCCGGTAGTTTCTATCTTCTTCGAGCTCATTGTGGTTTATATCTCTAATTTAGAGTGAATGAATCCTTCTATTAGATCCTTAAATCAGCAGAGATTTGATTTCATTGTGTCTATTTTGGAAAATAGAGATAAACAAATGTGAGATTTTTCTTGGTTTGAGAAAAAAGGTTCGTCCTTTCTTATATAGGATCTTTTGATTCCAGTATGAATAATTCTCACCactttttttgattaattagtcTTTTCCCTAGTATATGAACTTGATCTAATGCTAAACAATTCTGGGTGAACttatttatgtttgttattaGGTGTTAAAGGAAGCTTCAAGGCTTTATGCTGCAAGCTGGGTGCGAGATATAGGTCCTGAACTTCGTCCAAATGATTACAAGAAGCAAGGGGACGCTGAACCTAAAAAACAAGCTAAGGAGACTGAGAATGAGCCCTCTGTTTTGGAAGATCTTGGTAAGAACTGCTGTGATGCTATTTTGCCTACCTTCATTGTCTCTGacttatattcaaaataaaatgatcGAAGTTGGTAATGGCGGCCATTCCAAAATTGTAATCTGGCTTGCAAATTACAATTATTGATAAGTGGAACACTTATCCTTGTCACAAGAGTTTTGTTATTGATATTGAGAAGTCTTTTTCCCAACTAAAGTTTACTATTCGCTTATTGACTTATATACAGCGGTGGCTGCAAGAGGTGGGATGGAGACTCTGAGGCCTGCTTTACATCGCCTGTACATGACACGAGCTTCTCATTATAAAGATGCTCTTGCAAGCTTTATAAAAGGCTACCATGAGGGCTTGCAGCAAGTTATGCAGAATAAAGCAGAGTCTGAAGCCCCTGCAGATGAAGCTGACAAGTCTAAAAAGAGACCACCTGACCTTTAGTTAGCTCCAAAAGCAGGATTTATTTATGTGAATGCGAGTATGTATGTAGCTACATCGTGGGTTCTTTGATGGTGTACCACAACAATCCAATGATTTCGTCTTTAATGCACAATGTAGCCTATTTTGAAGCAgcttctagaaaacaaaaacatcgaCAGATGTTCTTCATAGATTTAAGTTCCAAAAACTTTTGTGATAAACCTGATTGTGATGGGTTTGATCCCCTTTACAGCGCTTATTCAGAACTCATTTCTCCGGGACTTTTACTGAGCACAAGCTAGCTCACTGCAGGGTGATGAGTGTTTGAACCTGCTGAAACAATAGTAAGCAACTCTGTGTTATAGATGTCTCCTGTTTTTTTTCCGAGGAAAGACTTTCAATTTTGTTTGGCATTTTCTCCACACCCTTGTTTCTACCCATGGTAAAAGCATTGTTAGTGGATTTTTAATATATGCTATGTGTAACAGTCTTCCATAATGCTGTTGCAGAAAAAGTTGGCTGGCCCCTAGAAGTTGTTAAAAAAGCATAGATATCAGATATATTTCAGGGGAAAAGCTGAGCAGTCGATTAAGAACTGTACTTTAAGTCTTGTTATGATCAAGACTTTATTGCAGGACAAACCCTTAATACAGGAGGAGGCCACTGAGCATCTTAACTATAGTTAAAAGCTTCAAAGACTAGTGATAATGGCACATGGCTGAGGGTCCCTCTCCCACTTACAGAGCCACTAAACCATTGAGCGGAGATCAATTAGCTTCAAGTCAACAAGTAAGTATCTTTTCTGAATCTTCATGGGCCCTTAGAAATTTCACCTGTGGCTAAGTAAGATCGAAACAAAAGTAGCTTAAAACGCATTTTGCATTACCTGTTGATTATCAACCTATCCTGTCAAGTCAAAAAAATGCGCCTGCCTGAAAAAGATTAGCACTTGCTACTGCACTCAAAACTGGAACATGTGCACATACAACCCGAACATTTGTAGGTAGTGACTGGTCATGATAAGGTTGTATTGTTTCCATCTTTGTTGTGAAAACTTTCTGTCCAATCAAGATATAGCTTTACTACTTTGGTGCCTTACACAGATAGTTTCGACAGCTTCTTTTTGACAAAGCATCCACTGAAATGAttgtaaaatgaaaatttgCTATTGTCATAACCAAGCTATAGCCGTCTCACTACCAACAGTTTCTGAACAATGGATTCTCCTAACTTAAAGCAGCCTTGGGACTAGACTTAGAGTCCCTTGCCTGAGTGACTAGAATCTCTTTCTATAGTGGAGAGGAATGTGTAACATAAAAGAGTTAAGCCTATGTGTTAATTAGAAAGTTAGCTAGAGTCGACAATTAGAATAAGTAGATAAATTAGCAGACTTGTTGAGCATGGAGTAAGCCTTTGAGTATAGATGGCACTCAAGAGTTGAGGATTCTCTCGAACAGTTCCTTTGTTTTAGGTTGGTTTTAAGTCTGTAAGCGGATTTATTGCAGTAGTATATCAGAAAAGCTGGTACAAAACCATGAGATTATGGCTGTAAAACCCATGTTTAAAGGATTTTCTAAGAGAGATATATAAATGATGAAGAAACAATGTATCTGATAAAGGAGATCATTGGATCATAAACACAAATCTCTTTTTGGAAGCACATGGAGGTGGATGGATGGATAACTGATCCAATgattgattcttttttcttttaaatgagAGATAAAAATGTTGATAGAGCACTAAAAGAAGCAGTACATGAACAGACAATCGCTTTCAACAGATGATTCACTGTTCATCTGACCTTAGTacatgaaaataagaaaaacaggTTCATGTAGGACTCTTCTTCTAAagtcttatttttttatctctttttatttgtttgtcaaAATTTGTAGACTCCCAGTCTTTCAAGagataaaattacaatatattatatacgtgCAGCAGGTGACTTGATTGATCTGATTTGAATTGAACTATGCcttacattttttgtttctctcccaAAACTGCACTGGTTTTACAATAGCCATTATTGttccaccaaaaaaataaatgaaactatCAAAAACTTGTGTAGTAAGAAAGGGTAAAAAGCATGACCATATAGTAAACTCCACAACAATAGGCATCATTTGATTGGCCCTACTTTTGTTTCTATAAATAATCTCAACAATTTCCAATCTCATCTTTcaccaaaacaatttttttttttttaaagatcatCATGACTTCACAAGTACATTGTACAACTACACATAATGCATTGTATATGTgaacacatcatcatcatcaatgggagaagatatttgctcttcttctctgaCTTTTTTGGAcatataggaaaaaaaagaagactttGTCCTCAAATTCAgcggtttttttttccttttccaaattAGTTACATACAGTACGGAAGCTAATTgagatatttattaaaatttgcatacaagttttttttccagaaaatttGGCCTGTGTGGCTACAAAGTCTGGTcccataggtaaaaaaaaaaaaaaaaacctttttagtcGATTCCGAAAATGTTGTTGTCACTTCTTTGGATCTCTCTCATCCTCGTCTTTGTCTATCTCTCTCAGCTCCTTCTTCATCGTTCCCCCGTGAAAGCTATATTCTGTTTTATTTactatcattattattatttcataataaAACACACATGTCACACTACTAGTCTGTAATGTTACATCCACAATCATACTCAAACCTGGTAGGCAttatacaaaacatcaatttcgTACACATTTCCTTATTCATGTTCATGGTTAGAAAAACATTGCGGCGCcagtaattaaaaacaaaaaaagcaacaGTGATTATGGAGActaacatatgtatatatatatatatacttaataatTAGATGAAAACTAAACTATATTGTAATACAGTACTACATGAAAGTGGGCTCTCTCAGACAAATCAAAAGTCACTTGAACAAAAGTGGCCATGTGCCactgcttaaaaaaaaaaaaaggctctaGTCTCTCTTAACAGATTCCTGATTCCTCTTTCATTATAGTATTAATATTAATCTCTCCTAATCAGTCTcgtatatttaattatattttcaactGTCTCGTCTCGAGAAACAGCGTCATCCATctgtttttatattatcataataataataatactatagtATATATGATGTGATGATGTAATGTACCTAAGAATGAATCGTGTTatagggtaaaaaaaaaaagttaaaattaccATGTTATGAGGTTGAGAGTAATAGTAATACATGTTTTGGCCGTAGTAACCGTCGGGCGATTCAACTGCGGCGGCGGCTGCAACGGAATCATCTCCGTCGTTCTCATCCATTTGACACTCCAAATTCACCCCAAAAAGCCTCAACGTCCTTGAGCTCCCTCCGGCGACGGCGGAAGACGAAGGTGTGGAGTGAGTCTCCTCCGCCGCTGTTGCTACGGCGGCTCCTGTAAATCACCGACACGTGCGCTTCTTTTAAATTAATcagatcaaaacaaaaaaagtacaCAACTGAACAAAAAGCACGTTTGTCCCAGGGGATTGGACGGTCTTCTTCACGCGCTCTTACATGCGCGTGTATAGCTAGCTATATTATACTATCAGTTACAGCTTGGAGAAATCAAGTAATCGATCGAggtctttcatttttatatggAGTAGTATTAAgggaagagaaaaacaaaatttaattaatagcTGTATAATACTAAGTACTTACTAGAATGTTACACTTATCTCAGGTAGTTGTTAATACTAAAATATCATTAACCTACATTATTAGctatcaagaaagaaagaaaaatctatattttgGTGTAATGTTTTAATCCCCCCGACAGCATTATAGTCGATACTCTTGAACATgattaacataaacaaaataaaattagaaactaatTTACTCTACAAAAAAGGAGAAAGgtaaaatggtaaaaaaaacaaaaaagagataaaatacatatataccgTAGTGGGAAAACTCTGAGTGAGAAGGAGGATTAGAGTAATTAGTAGAGGCGTGGTGGATTTGACGATAAGAAGGAGCTGCCATAGAAGTGGCGGAGTTAGTAGCtggagcggaggaggaggaggagccttGGCCACGTCTACGCCAACCAATGAAGAGTCTCCGTATATCAGAACGGTGTCGTTGGAAGAAAACAACGTCGCCTGGATCGAGCTGTTTGTCTTTGACGAATCTGCTCCATCCTTTAGTCAAGACGTAGCTCTGACTGCTGTTCCAGTAAGAGTATCTGAACCTCCAGGCCTTACCTGTCTCGTCTTCGAAGCTTAGAAGCATCCCTTTCTCCGACGACGATGAAGTGTCAGAAGCACCAGAGGAGACGACGACGGCATTGAGAGGGAAGTATTTCTCCGCGTGCTGTTTTGGTATGACGAGGCGGTTGAGTTTGCCGACGTCGCTTGGTGTGAGAGACTTCTCAAAGAGTGACTCTTTTAGGTCATCGTTCAGCCACGTGGCGGTGGTAGTTGCCTCCGATGTGTCGGTGGTGTGGCGGTGCTGCTGCTGTTGCCACAAGAGAGTGTGGTGGTGGTCTGTGGAGTAATGGTTGACTGACATTTTTCTAGGAGATAGAAAgcgaaagagatagagagaaagagaatggAGAGtggtatagagagagagagatagatggTTAGGTGAAAGAGAGAGGTGGGTACTCGTAGTACTAATATAGTATGATACGAaggagagagatgaaaaaaacaattgggtgtttttttttgaaggttaaaaaaaaaattgacgtgAAAACATTGGCAAAAAACTATTTTGAGGAGAGAGCAACACACGACAACCAGaagacttttctttcttttaaggttttgcgtgatgttttatctttttccaTCATTATTACTTTCTTGCTACTTCTTGCAGTCCGTATTCTTATATGGATTtactatttcctttttttttattctatttgtCTACATAATATTTATGTAATGTATGTTCGGTGAATGTTCTTGAATACATTGGATTCCACGACTTGAAGTATGATACTTCAGTTTTATATAAAGGTTTATAATAGGTACGTAGCTAGAGATATGttaattaaaaatctcttaTATGTAATTTTGTTAGGAGTTATGAAAAGGTTATATTCTCAGGTGAGATTGGTGATTAGGAAGAAATTCTAGACAAgaaagaagaaccaaaagatttattaaaaagtaaaagttagGCTACACGAAAACCCAAAGAATCAACCTATTTAGAGCTAGAAGGATCTGaccattttgaaaagaaaatgcaattattgggagttcaattttttttttatgtcatttCTTAGTAGCATcctgaaaaaaattatgttcGTTGCGTGCCTCTCGAAATgttaccaaaagaagaaaaacaaagatatggtCCTTGTTATCTCGACGCAATTAATAGACAGCATATATATTCATACACATTTTATTCGTAAAAGTTAGACGTACGTAATTCACAGTCAACTGCGATAAATGATACGTATTGTTAGGCCGTGTTCGGTGTTCGAAGTTCGATGCACTAACGTTAGCATTCGTCATCAGTGTTAGTTTCAGGTTCTTAAAAAGCCTTTTCATTGGTAAGTAAAGTTATATCTATTTTGGGGTTGACGATCACAATCAAAGTTTGGCATTAGCCTACATTTTATTG contains:
- the LOC104734625 gene encoding protein trichome birefringence-like 9 produces the protein MDHHQVFSLCSFPYLFKIKKHLYVSLFFLLTLLIFSSFIVDVLPFLRFGWLSSFSSSTPTKECDYSNGRWVRRTTSSSSVNGLLYGEECRFLDSGFRWRKNGRKDSGYLQWRWQPHGCDLPRFNASDFLERSRNGRIVFVGDSIGRNQWESLMCMLSQAIPNKSEIYEENGNPITKHKGFLSMRFPQQNLTVEYHRTPFLVVIGRPPDKSPKEIKTTVRVDEFNWQSKRWVGSDVLVFNTGHWWNEEKTVGCYFEEGRKVNKTMGVMEAFGKSLKTWKSWVLKRLDPHKSHVFFRSYSPVHYRNGTWNLGGLCDAEMEPETDKRRMEPDASHNEYIYKVIEEMRYRHSKVKFLNITYLTEFRKDGHPSRYREKGTPVDAPQDCSHWCLPGVPDTWNEILYAQLLSMNYRTK
- the LOC104734628 gene encoding uncharacterized protein LOC104734628, whose translation is MKLKVVYRKVSDYIRYDLKEIVLPSSLPDPPHVVKRRKLTWHERYLVLKEASRLYAASWVRDIGPELRPNDYKKQGDAEPKKQAKETENEPSVLEDLAVAARGGMETLRPALHRLYMTRASHYKDALASFIKGYHEGLQQVMQNKAESEAPADEADKSKKRPPDL
- the LOC104734629 gene encoding B3 domain-containing protein At5g06250-like isoform X1, which produces MSVNHYSTDHHHTLLWQQQQHRHTTDTSEATTTATWLNDDLKESLFEKSLTPSDVGKLNRLVIPKQHAEKYFPLNAVVVSSGASDTSSSSEKGMLLSFEDETGKAWRFRYSYWNSSQSYVLTKGWSRFVKDKQLDPGDVVFFQRHRSDIRRLFIGWRRRGQGSSSSSAPATNSATSMAAPSYRQIHHASTNYSNPPSHSEFSHYGAAVATAAEETHSTPSSSAVAGGSSRTLRLFGVNLECQMDENDGDDSVAAAAAVESPDGYYGQNMYYYYSQPHNMNIAFTGER
- the LOC104734629 gene encoding B3 domain-containing protein At5g06250-like isoform X2, coding for MSVNHYSTDHHHTLLWQQQQHRHTTDTSEATTTATWLNDDLKESLFEKSLTPSDVGKLNRLVIPKQHAEKYFPLNAVVVSSGASDTSSSSEKGMLLSFEDETGKAWRFRYSYWNSSQSYVLTKGWSRFVKDKQLDPGDVVFFQRHRSDIRRLFIGWRRRGQGSSSSSAPATNSATSMAAPSYRQIHHASTNYSNPPSHSEFSHYGAAVATAAEETHSTPSSSAVAGGSSRTLRLFGVNLECQMDENDGDDSVAAAAAVESPDGYYGQNII